A stretch of Apostichopus japonicus isolate 1M-3 chromosome 9, ASM3797524v1, whole genome shotgun sequence DNA encodes these proteins:
- the LOC139974550 gene encoding microfibril-associated glycoprotein 4-like: protein MKRKKFFQLFHLALILIDMTDAGKLCDFAAKFPCKGSHCLPSPCTSSSIYTCPPNMIYGNCTCEATCEDPKGESACYSTCLGSTGCICKAGLMLNGSDCISASRCSCFVTEANLVISNGKTYVNDNCTKKCSCSNNRLICEDEYSCSTNAVCDVENEVRQCYCNEGYEGDGETCVSLTYRDCQDVYDAGHRQDGVYTIMPSGWPGLPFNVSCKMENGGGWTVFQRRTDGSTSFYQNWAAYKDGFGDSRNLWLGNEKLHYLTNQRNYKLRFDITTSSGSAKYAEYPEFQIESESNNYRMNKLADRKSGNTGNFIYHNRGKNFSTHDRDNDACGNFNCAEKHRSGWWHSNSRCATCNSDSKCYYFQYRSSCKSFCTFENLNGVYNGGNGEMIYTNGGTYCNVQSVEMKIRPTS from the exons atgaagagaaagaaattttTTCAGCTTTTCCATTTGGCACTAATCCTCATCGATATGACGGATGCCGGAA AACTGTGTGATTTTGCTGCGAAATTTCCATGTAAAGGAAGCCATTGTTTACCTTCACCTTGTACAA GTTCTTCGATATATACGTGTCCTCCGAACATGATCTATGGAAACTGCACTTGTGAAGCAACGTGTGAAGATCCCAAAGGAGAGTCTGCTTGTTATAGTACCTGTTTAGGTAGCACGGGTTGTATCTGCAAAGCTGGATTAATGCTGAATGGAAGTGACTGTATCAGTGCGAGTAGATGCAGCTGTTTCGTTACAGAGGCCAACTTGGTTATATCG aaTGGAAAAACATACGTTAACGATAACTGCACCAAGAAGTGTTCCTGTAGCAATAACCGACTGATCTGTGAAGATGAGTACAGCTGTAGTACCAATGCTGTGTGTGATGTCGAGAATGAAGTACgacagtgttattgtaatgaGGGATACGAAGGTGACGGTGAAACTTGTGTATCCTTGACGTATAGAGACTGCCAGGATGTTTATGACGCTGGACATAGACAAGATGGCGTTTATACAATCATGCCTTCTGGATGGCCTGGTTTACCATTCAACGTATCTTGCAAAATGGAAAACGGTGGAGGATGGACC GTGTTTCAACGTCGTACCGATGGCTCTACGagtttttatcaaaactggGCTGCGTACAAAGACGGGTTTGGTGACAGCAGAAACTTATGGCTAGGAAATGAAAAGCTTCATTACTTGACAAATCAGAGAAACTACAAGCTTCGCTTTGACATCACTACTTCTAGTGGATCTGCTAAATATGCTGAATATCCAGAGTTTCAAATAGAGTCTGAAAGCAACAACTACAGAATGAATAAACTCGCTGATCGTAAAAGTGGAAACACAG GTAATTTTATCTATCATAATAGAGGAAAAAATTTCAGCACGCATGACCGAGACAATGACGCATGTGGTAACTTCAACTGCGCAGAGAAGCACAGAAGCGGCTGGTGGCACTCGAATTCTCGGTGCGCTACTTGTAATAGTGATAGCAAGTGCTATTACTTCCAATACAGAAGCAGCTGCAAGtcattttgtacttttgaaAACCTCAACGGTGTCTACAATGGAGGCAACGGGGAAATGATTTACACTAATGGTGGAACTTACTGCAACGTCCAATCTGTTGAGATGAAAATTCGACCAACCTCTTGA